Proteins encoded in a region of the Pseudomonas sp. GOM7 genome:
- a CDS encoding sel1 repeat family protein — translation MSLRFILCTSALTLALSGAAQAERSLDQVRYALFQDNQAAVEDDLRLLSQRGDLAAARLLGEVLASRSPANTAQAIALFKQAFADGRGDIGALIPLARLVDYKPRWREANRDFMRQALTQFATGRDFISVDTRLEVFLVYPELFDQAETMRLIELYDRACLIYCHAPLYRAVAATRYGERAEAEKWFELAVESDPRAVNRYYAFLGAKRNELFRAFAIRLAERMNSLPVDLVQSIAQQLTAVRNAEIGAYNNNRPLTRAQTDEEKAERERKAQAQASLIEQIDREVLQWLDNAIARDFGPAMLSKAYFLMTAPDRYGPEPVVELIQRLEQRQGQNLSLSMAERQDPITPQRIKALRASLHMVVWRTLDPQLSQRLIAELQAEHYPEATLLEGDMYSQGVLDEPDQQHAIALYMKEVQSGSLNALMRIARLYSYGRSICRDDIKAYTFAYAAQELGDQRALSLVEALGSRLTPEQRAAATREGNRLIEESIL, via the coding sequence ATGTCGCTCAGATTCATCCTTTGCACGAGCGCCCTGACCCTGGCGCTCAGCGGCGCGGCACAGGCCGAGCGTAGCCTCGATCAGGTGCGCTACGCGCTGTTCCAGGACAACCAGGCGGCGGTCGAGGACGACCTGCGCCTGCTGTCGCAGCGCGGTGATCTGGCAGCCGCCCGCCTGCTCGGCGAAGTGCTGGCCAGCCGCAGCCCAGCCAATACCGCGCAAGCCATCGCGCTGTTCAAGCAGGCCTTCGCCGATGGCCGTGGCGATATCGGCGCGCTGATCCCCCTGGCGCGCCTGGTGGACTACAAGCCGCGCTGGCGTGAGGCCAACCGCGACTTCATGCGCCAGGCCCTGACGCAGTTCGCCACCGGGCGCGACTTCATCAGCGTGGATACGCGCCTGGAAGTCTTCCTGGTCTACCCGGAGCTGTTCGACCAGGCCGAGACGATGCGCCTGATCGAGCTGTATGACCGCGCCTGCCTGATCTATTGCCACGCCCCGCTGTACCGGGCGGTAGCCGCGACGCGCTATGGCGAGCGCGCCGAGGCCGAGAAATGGTTCGAGCTGGCGGTGGAAAGCGACCCACGCGCGGTGAACCGTTATTACGCCTTTCTCGGTGCAAAGCGCAACGAACTGTTCCGTGCCTTCGCCATACGCCTGGCAGAGCGCATGAACAGCCTGCCGGTGGATCTGGTGCAGAGCATCGCCCAGCAACTGACCGCAGTGCGCAACGCCGAGATCGGCGCCTATAACAACAACCGCCCGCTGACCCGCGCGCAGACCGACGAAGAAAAAGCCGAGCGCGAGCGCAAAGCCCAGGCGCAAGCCAGCCTGATCGAACAGATCGACCGTGAAGTGCTGCAGTGGCTGGACAACGCCATCGCCCGTGACTTCGGCCCGGCCATGCTGAGCAAGGCCTACTTCCTGATGACCGCGCCGGATCGCTATGGCCCGGAGCCGGTGGTCGAGCTGATCCAGCGCCTGGAACAACGCCAGGGGCAGAACCTCAGCCTGAGCATGGCCGAGCGCCAGGATCCGATCACCCCGCAGCGCATCAAGGCCCTGCGCGCCAGCCTGCACATGGTGGTCTGGCGCACGCTCGACCCACAGCTGAGCCAACGCCTGATCGCCGAGCTGCAAGCCGAGCACTACCCCGAGGCCACGCTGCTCGAAGGCGACATGTACAGCCAGGGCGTGCTGGACGAGCCTGACCAGCAACACGCCATCGCGCTGTACATGAAGGAAGTCCAGAGCGGCTCGCTCAACGCCCTGATGCGCATTGCCCGCCTGTACAGCTACGGCCGTTCCATCTGCCGCGACGACATCAAGGCTTACACCTTCGCCTACGCCGCCCAGGAACTGGGTGATCAACGCGCCCTGTCGCTGGTGGAAGCGCTGGGCTCCAGGCTCACCCCCGAACAGCGCGCCGCCGCCACCCGTGAAGGCAACCGTCTCATCGAGGAATCCATCCTGTGA
- a CDS encoding PilZ domain-containing protein, translated as MSSTVLPGNIVHEAIDERQFVRAKIPARVTLEGNGIKGLECEILDLSLGGIGLSLAQPMTIGSLFNASIKLKLNKIDLNIETKLKIVSQRNHEVGAEFVDLDRQKSDILRYIISSYMSGDIADINGLFNVMQRENYIKERKHKTAESRTFGERLRALFGSLLFLAVGLAALALIVYKSYLLFFHMQAAQAVVGANAYIVSMPENGNLKYLIAPGQTEVSVGQPLASVSTQLASSLTSPADIAALANLSEQDSAALLGRVTVETVIASPCNCSLYYPKPRQDGFAYKQDALVHLLPLDQPLDVKASIPFAQMNKLERVRGVEMRVLGSDQVFTGEIVGSRVDEQQQMVELTIKPDQALPRNDYQLPVAVDFRLGLPTHWTF; from the coding sequence ATGAGTAGCACTGTCTTACCCGGAAACATCGTTCACGAGGCGATCGACGAGCGTCAGTTCGTTCGCGCCAAGATTCCTGCCCGTGTCACCCTCGAGGGGAACGGGATCAAGGGCCTGGAATGCGAAATACTGGATCTGTCCCTGGGCGGTATCGGCCTGTCGCTGGCACAGCCCATGACCATCGGCAGCCTGTTCAATGCCTCGATCAAGCTGAAGCTGAACAAGATCGACCTGAACATCGAGACCAAGCTGAAGATCGTCTCCCAGCGCAACCATGAGGTGGGCGCCGAATTCGTCGACCTGGATCGGCAGAAGAGCGACATCCTGCGCTACATCATCTCGTCCTACATGTCCGGTGACATCGCCGATATCAACGGCCTGTTCAACGTGATGCAGCGCGAGAACTATATCAAGGAACGCAAGCACAAGACCGCCGAATCACGCACCTTCGGCGAGCGTCTGCGGGCTCTGTTCGGCTCGCTGCTGTTCCTCGCCGTCGGCCTCGCGGCCCTCGCGCTCATCGTTTACAAGAGTTATCTGCTGTTCTTCCACATGCAGGCGGCGCAGGCCGTGGTCGGCGCCAACGCCTACATCGTCAGCATGCCGGAAAACGGCAACCTCAAGTACCTGATCGCCCCCGGACAAACGGAAGTCAGCGTCGGTCAGCCACTGGCCAGCGTTTCCACCCAGCTGGCCAGCAGCCTGACCAGCCCGGCGGACATCGCCGCCCTGGCCAACCTCTCGGAACAGGACAGTGCCGCCCTGCTCGGCCGCGTGACCGTGGAAACGGTGATCGCCAGCCCCTGCAACTGCAGCCTGTACTACCCCAAACCGCGTCAGGACGGCTTCGCCTACAAGCAGGACGCGCTGGTACACCTGTTGCCGCTGGATCAACCACTGGACGTCAAGGCCAGCATTCCCTTCGCGCAGATGAACAAGCTCGAGCGCGTGCGTGGCGTCGAGATGCGCGTGCTGGGTAGCGATCAGGTCTTCACCGGCGAGATCGTCGGCAGCCGCGTGGACGAACAGCAGCAGATGGTCGAGCTGACCATCAAGCCGGATCAGGCACTGCCGCGCAACGACTACCAGTTGCCTGTCGCGGTCGACTTCAGGCTCGGCCTGCCCACACACTGGACATTCTGA
- a CDS encoding glycosyltransferase family 2 protein, giving the protein MQRSFADRLNKFLGWACLIALILLASEMIDPAYLDPSHQKFIFLIGVLGMWRYGNAVMHYLRGMYFLHWRFPRIRKAVDRMGAAALPEHLFMVVTSFRIPTQTTYQVYQSVFQEVQRLPVPCTVIASIVEKSDEHFIKDIMRQEVRERDDIKLVIVRARGTGKRDGLAHAFRALSRRMPLENSVVGVVDGDTLMLPGCVERAVSLFAYLPSVGGITTNEFCEVKGSRLMREWHTLRFVQRHINMCSMALSKRVLTMTGRLSFFRASVMTDPTFIQDVEADFLDHWRLGRFQFLTGDDKSSWFSLMRAGWDTFYVPDSHTLTIEHPPSSSFLQATRQLMYRWYGNSLRQNFRTTRLLGFGRLGLFTMYVLYDQRVSMWTCLMGLSASLVAGLLFGIQYLLLYLFWVLLSRSLVTLLFVFSKHPVDPLYPFVLYYNQIMGSLMKVYAMFHMNQQSWTRQKTTLSNGSVAFDAALNRWTSKGMLFSSIAIFFGVISILLELTQH; this is encoded by the coding sequence ATGCAAAGATCCTTTGCAGACAGGTTGAACAAGTTCTTGGGCTGGGCCTGCCTCATCGCCCTGATCCTGCTCGCCTCGGAAATGATCGATCCCGCCTACCTCGATCCGTCGCATCAGAAGTTCATCTTCCTGATCGGCGTACTGGGCATGTGGCGCTATGGCAATGCCGTGATGCATTACCTGCGCGGCATGTACTTCCTGCACTGGCGCTTCCCGCGTATCCGCAAGGCGGTCGACCGTATGGGCGCGGCGGCTCTGCCGGAGCACCTGTTCATGGTGGTCACCAGTTTCCGCATTCCCACGCAGACCACCTACCAGGTCTACCAGTCGGTCTTCCAGGAGGTGCAGCGCCTGCCCGTGCCCTGCACGGTGATCGCCTCGATCGTGGAAAAGAGCGACGAGCACTTCATCAAGGACATCATGCGCCAGGAAGTGCGCGAACGTGACGACATCAAGCTGGTCATCGTGCGGGCCCGCGGCACTGGCAAGCGAGACGGCCTGGCCCACGCCTTCCGCGCCCTGTCACGGCGCATGCCGCTGGAGAACTCGGTGGTCGGCGTGGTCGACGGCGACACCCTGATGCTGCCGGGTTGCGTCGAGCGCGCGGTGAGCCTGTTCGCCTACCTGCCCAGCGTCGGCGGCATCACCACCAACGAGTTCTGCGAGGTCAAAGGCAGCCGCCTGATGCGCGAATGGCACACCCTGCGCTTCGTCCAGCGGCACATCAACATGTGTTCGATGGCGCTTTCCAAGCGCGTGCTGACCATGACCGGGCGCCTGTCGTTCTTTCGCGCCAGCGTGATGACCGACCCTACGTTCATTCAGGACGTGGAAGCCGATTTCCTCGATCACTGGCGCCTAGGGCGTTTCCAGTTCCTCACTGGCGACGACAAGTCCTCCTGGTTCAGCCTGATGCGCGCCGGCTGGGACACCTTCTACGTGCCCGACAGCCACACCCTGACCATCGAGCACCCGCCCAGCAGCAGCTTCCTCCAGGCCACCCGGCAACTGATGTACCGCTGGTACGGCAACTCGCTACGGCAGAACTTCCGCACCACTCGGCTGCTGGGCTTCGGTCGCCTGGGGCTGTTCACCATGTACGTCTTGTACGACCAGCGCGTGTCCATGTGGACCTGCCTGATGGGGCTGAGCGCCTCGCTGGTGGCCGGCCTGCTGTTCGGCATCCAGTACCTGCTGCTGTACCTCTTCTGGGTGCTGCTGTCGCGCTCGCTGGTAACGCTGCTGTTCGTCTTCAGCAAGCACCCGGTCGACCCGCTCTACCCCTTCGTTCTCTATTACAACCAGATCATGGGTTCGTTGATGAAGGTGTACGCCATGTTCCACATGAACCAGCAGAGCTGGACGCGACAGAAAACCACGCTCAGCAATGGCAGCGTCGCTTTCGATGCGGCCCTCAACCGATGGACCTCGAAGGGCATGTTGTTCTCCTCGATCGCCATCTTTTTCGGGGTCATTTCGATCCTGCTCGAACTCACGCAACACTAA
- a CDS encoding mannose-1-phosphate guanylyltransferase/mannose-6-phosphate isomerase codes for MIPLILSGGSGSRLWPLSRKLYPKQFLPLTGSATMLQQTLQRLAPEGMHKPIVVCNEEHRFIVNEQLAAIGCEAHSILLEPFGRNTAPAVAIAAMHLLASGRDELLLVLPADHVIEDRAVFHQALEVARKAAEQGEMVLFGVPAERAETGYGYIKTSPMGDELPDGVLPVERFVEKPDLATAQSFVAQGDYFWNSGMFLFRCSRYLEELQRHDPDIYDTCQLALSRSKSDLQFIRIDPSSFACCPDNSIDYAVMEKTERACVVPLAAGWSDVGSWSALWDVRNKDANGNSLSGDVLVHDSHDCLAHSQSKLVTLVGLQDVVVVETKDAVMVAQKDRVQDVKQLVNAMTREGRSEALNHCQVYRPWGSYDSIDNGNRFQVKRIVVKPGAQLSLQKHHHRAEHWIVVSGTARVTCDDKTFLLWENQSTYIPIAAVHRLANPGKIPLEIIEVQSGGYLGEDDIERFEDVYGRSDNVLS; via the coding sequence ATGATCCCTCTGATCTTGTCCGGCGGTAGCGGCTCGCGGCTCTGGCCGCTGTCGCGCAAGCTTTACCCGAAACAGTTCCTGCCCCTGACCGGCTCGGCCACCATGCTGCAGCAGACCCTGCAGCGCCTGGCCCCGGAAGGCATGCACAAGCCCATCGTGGTGTGCAACGAGGAGCACCGTTTCATCGTCAATGAACAACTCGCCGCCATCGGCTGCGAGGCGCACAGCATCCTGCTCGAGCCCTTCGGCCGCAACACCGCGCCAGCCGTGGCCATTGCCGCCATGCATCTGCTTGCCAGCGGCCGCGACGAACTGCTGCTGGTGCTGCCTGCCGACCATGTGATCGAAGACCGCGCAGTGTTCCACCAGGCGCTCGAGGTGGCTCGCAAGGCTGCCGAACAAGGCGAGATGGTGCTGTTCGGCGTACCTGCCGAACGCGCCGAAACCGGTTACGGCTACATCAAGACCAGCCCCATGGGCGACGAGCTTCCCGACGGTGTGCTGCCGGTGGAGCGCTTCGTCGAGAAGCCCGACCTGGCCACGGCGCAGAGCTTCGTGGCGCAGGGCGATTACTTCTGGAACAGCGGCATGTTCCTGTTCCGTTGCAGCCGTTATCTGGAGGAACTGCAACGGCACGACCCGGATATCTACGACACCTGCCAGTTGGCGCTGAGCCGCAGCAAGAGCGATCTGCAGTTCATCCGCATAGACCCCAGCTCCTTCGCCTGCTGCCCGGACAACTCCATCGACTACGCGGTGATGGAGAAGACCGAGCGCGCCTGCGTGGTACCACTGGCCGCCGGCTGGAGCGATGTCGGCTCCTGGTCGGCCCTGTGGGACGTGCGCAACAAGGACGCCAATGGCAACAGTCTGTCGGGTGACGTGCTGGTGCATGACAGCCACGACTGCCTGGCCCACAGCCAGAGCAAGCTGGTCACCCTGGTCGGCCTGCAGGACGTGGTGGTGGTGGAAACCAAGGACGCGGTGATGGTCGCGCAAAAGGATCGCGTGCAGGACGTCAAGCAACTGGTCAACGCCATGACCCGCGAAGGCCGCAGCGAGGCGCTCAACCACTGCCAGGTCTATCGCCCATGGGGCAGCTACGACTCCATCGACAACGGCAATCGCTTCCAGGTCAAGCGCATCGTGGTCAAGCCCGGCGCGCAGCTTTCGCTGCAGAAGCACCACCACCGTGCCGAGCACTGGATCGTGGTCTCCGGCACCGCGCGGGTGACCTGCGACGACAAGACCTTCCTGCTCTGGGAAAACCAGTCCACCTACATTCCCATCGCCGCCGTACACCGCCTCGCCAACCCCGGAAAGATCCCCCTGGAGATCATCGAGGTGCAGTCCGGCGGTTATCTCGGCGAGGACGACATCGAGCGCTTCGAGGACGTCTACGGGCGCAGCGACAACGTACTCAGCTAG
- a CDS encoding nucleotide sugar dehydrogenase, with product MRISIFGLGYVGAVCAGCLSARGHEVIGVDVSQTKIDLINQGKSPIVEPGLAELLEAGVNAGLLRGTTDVGAAVLASDLSFIAVGTPSKRNGDLDLGYMESVCKQIGVALRDKHERHTVVVRSTVLPGTVKNVVIPLIERESGKKAGVDFGVATNPEFLRESTAIKDYDFPAMTVIGELDKQSGDLLQELYSELDAPIIRKTIEVAEMIKYTCNVWHATKVSFANEIGNIAKACGVDGREVMDVVCQDHKLNLSRYYLRPGYAFGGSCLPKDVRALTYRAGQLDVEHPLLASIMPSNRAQVQRAYDIVATYDKRRVGLLGLSFKAGTDDLRESPLVELAEMLIGKGFELRIYDSNVEYARVFGANKEYIESKIPHVSSLLCKELEEVVEASDVLILGNNEPRFAEVLQNLSSDKQVVDLVGFMEHSTQANREGICW from the coding sequence ATGAGAATCAGTATCTTTGGACTGGGTTATGTTGGAGCAGTCTGCGCAGGTTGCCTGTCGGCGCGCGGCCATGAAGTGATCGGTGTCGATGTCTCGCAAACCAAGATCGATCTGATCAATCAGGGCAAATCCCCGATCGTCGAGCCGGGCCTTGCCGAACTGCTCGAAGCGGGCGTCAACGCTGGCCTGCTGCGCGGCACCACCGATGTCGGCGCGGCCGTACTGGCCAGTGACCTGTCCTTCATAGCCGTAGGTACGCCGAGCAAACGCAACGGCGACCTGGATCTCGGCTATATGGAGTCGGTGTGCAAGCAGATCGGTGTGGCGCTGCGCGACAAGCACGAGCGCCATACCGTGGTGGTGCGCAGCACGGTACTGCCGGGCACGGTGAAGAACGTGGTGATTCCGCTGATCGAAAGGGAGTCCGGCAAGAAAGCCGGCGTCGACTTCGGCGTGGCCACCAACCCCGAGTTCCTCCGTGAAAGCACGGCGATCAAGGATTACGACTTTCCGGCCATGACCGTCATCGGCGAGCTGGACAAGCAATCCGGCGATCTGCTGCAGGAACTGTACAGCGAACTGGACGCGCCGATCATCCGCAAGACCATCGAAGTCGCGGAAATGATCAAGTACACCTGCAACGTCTGGCACGCCACCAAGGTCAGCTTCGCCAACGAGATTGGCAACATTGCCAAGGCCTGCGGCGTCGACGGCCGCGAGGTGATGGACGTGGTCTGCCAGGATCACAAGCTCAACCTGTCGCGCTACTACCTGCGCCCTGGTTACGCCTTCGGCGGCTCCTGCCTGCCCAAGGACGTACGCGCCCTCACCTACCGCGCCGGGCAACTGGATGTCGAGCATCCGTTGCTGGCTTCGATCATGCCGAGCAACCGTGCCCAGGTGCAGCGCGCCTACGACATCGTCGCCACCTATGACAAGCGCCGCGTCGGCCTGCTGGGCCTGAGCTTCAAGGCCGGCACCGACGACCTGCGCGAAAGCCCGCTGGTTGAGCTGGCGGAAATGCTCATCGGCAAGGGCTTCGAGCTGCGCATCTATGACAGCAACGTCGAGTATGCCCGGGTCTTCGGCGCCAACAAGGAATACATCGAATCCAAGATCCCACATGTCTCCTCGCTGCTGTGCAAGGAGCTGGAGGAAGTGGTCGAGGCCTCCGACGTGCTGATCCTCGGCAACAACGAACCACGTTTCGCTGAAGTCCTGCAGAACCTGAGCAGCGACAAGCAGGTGGTCGATCTGGTCGGGTTCATGGAGCACAGCACTCAGGCGAACAGGGAAGGCATCTGCTGGTAA
- a CDS encoding MFS transporter, with protein sequence MTQQSQFALLGKRRFLPFFVTQLLGAFNDNIYKQSLILAILFKLNTGADRDVLVNLCALLFILPFFLFSALGGQFGEKFAKDALIRKIKLAEIFIMLAGAAGVLLNNLPLMLVVLFAMGTQSALFGPVKYSILPQHLQEKELVGGNALVEMGTFLAILAGTIGAGIMMASSSYAAIVAASVVSVAALGYLASCGIPRAAAAMPTLKLDWNILRQSWVTMKLGLGQRPAVSRSLVGNSWFWFLGAIYLTQIPAYSKEWLHGDESVVTLILTVFSLGIGLGSMLCERMSGHKVEIGLVPFGSIGLTVFGILLWWFSGGFPEGAAPHDWLALLGHGQAWWILGCILGIGLFGGFYIVPLYALIQSRTVEYERARVIAANNILNALFMVVSAIVAILFLGVAGLSIPQLFLVASLMNVAVSSYIFKVVPEFSMRFLIWLLGHSMYRVEHKGLQAIPEEGAAVLVCNHVSFVDALLIGGAIRRPVRFVMYYKIYDLPVLNFVFRTAGAVPIAGRNEDLLIYDAAFKKIAEYLRNGELVCIFPEGKLTRDGEIDEFKGGVQRILEENPVPVIPMALQGLWGSFFSYDPNKGLFRRLWSRVTLVAGEAIAPEQASREVLQARVAALRSDWR encoded by the coding sequence ATGACCCAACAATCGCAATTCGCCCTGCTCGGCAAGAGACGGTTTCTGCCGTTTTTCGTGACGCAATTGCTCGGCGCCTTCAACGACAACATCTACAAGCAGTCGCTGATTCTCGCCATCCTCTTCAAGCTCAATACGGGCGCCGACCGTGATGTGCTGGTCAATCTCTGCGCCTTGCTGTTCATCCTGCCGTTCTTTCTGTTTTCCGCGCTTGGCGGGCAGTTTGGTGAGAAGTTCGCCAAGGACGCCCTGATCCGCAAGATCAAGTTGGCCGAGATCTTCATCATGCTCGCCGGTGCCGCAGGTGTGCTGCTGAACAATCTGCCGCTGATGTTGGTGGTACTGTTCGCCATGGGCACGCAGTCAGCCTTGTTCGGCCCGGTCAAGTATTCGATCCTGCCGCAGCATCTGCAGGAGAAGGAGTTGGTCGGCGGTAACGCCCTGGTGGAAATGGGCACCTTCCTGGCCATTCTCGCCGGCACCATCGGCGCGGGCATCATGATGGCCAGCAGCAGTTATGCCGCCATCGTCGCCGCTTCGGTGGTGAGTGTGGCGGCGCTGGGTTATCTGGCCAGTTGCGGCATTCCGCGTGCGGCAGCGGCCATGCCCACGCTCAAGCTGGACTGGAACATCCTGCGCCAATCCTGGGTGACCATGAAGCTGGGCCTCGGCCAGCGGCCGGCCGTGTCGCGCTCGCTGGTGGGCAACTCCTGGTTCTGGTTTCTCGGTGCCATCTACCTGACGCAGATTCCCGCCTACTCCAAGGAGTGGCTGCACGGTGACGAGAGCGTGGTGACGCTGATCCTCACCGTGTTCTCGCTAGGGATAGGCCTGGGTTCGATGCTCTGCGAGCGCATGAGTGGGCACAAGGTGGAGATCGGTCTGGTGCCGTTCGGCTCCATCGGCCTGACCGTCTTCGGCATTCTGCTGTGGTGGTTTTCCGGTGGCTTTCCCGAGGGCGCCGCACCGCACGATTGGCTGGCGCTGCTCGGTCATGGCCAGGCCTGGTGGATTCTCGGCTGCATTCTCGGCATAGGTCTGTTCGGCGGCTTCTATATCGTGCCCTTGTATGCGTTGATCCAATCGCGCACCGTCGAATACGAGCGGGCGCGGGTGATCGCTGCCAACAACATCCTCAATGCCTTGTTCATGGTGGTCTCGGCCATCGTCGCGATCCTTTTCCTTGGTGTCGCCGGGCTGAGCATCCCGCAATTGTTCCTGGTGGCCTCGCTGATGAACGTTGCGGTCAGCAGTTACATCTTCAAGGTCGTCCCCGAATTCAGCATGCGCTTTCTCATCTGGCTGCTGGGGCACTCGATGTATCGCGTCGAGCACAAGGGGCTGCAGGCCATTCCCGAAGAGGGGGCGGCGGTGCTGGTGTGCAACCACGTTTCCTTCGTCGATGCCTTGCTGATCGGTGGCGCCATTCGCCGCCCGGTACGCTTCGTCATGTACTACAAGATCTACGACCTGCCGGTGCTCAACTTCGTCTTCCGCACCGCTGGCGCCGTGCCGATCGCCGGACGCAACGAGGATCTACTGATCTACGACGCGGCGTTCAAGAAGATCGCCGAATACCTGCGCAACGGTGAGCTGGTGTGTATCTTCCCCGAGGGCAAGCTGACCCGCGACGGCGAGATCGACGAATTCAAGGGTGGGGTGCAGCGCATTCTCGAAGAGAATCCGGTGCCGGTGATTCCCATGGCCTTGCAGGGCCTGTGGGGCAGCTTCTTCAGCTACGACCCGAACAAGGGCTTGTTCAGGCGCCTGTGGTCGCGAGTGACCCTGGTGGCGGGCGAGGCCATCGCCCCCGAACAGGCCAGCCGTGAGGTGCTGCAGGCACGTGTGGCTGCGCTACGGAGCGACTGGCGCTGA
- a CDS encoding bile acid:sodium symporter family protein, which produces MRALIAFSRFVGNTFALWVLLFAVLAFLQPAWFLPVTTWIVPLLGLIMFGMGLTLKAEDFRDVLLRPQAVLLGVLAQFTIMPLTAWLLCQLFGLPTEIAVGVILVGCCPGGTASNVITWFARGDLALSVAITSVTTLLAPLVTPALIWLLASQWLPVSFSAMFVSILKMVLLPIVLGLVVQRLLGTRVKTAVQVLPLISVVSIVAIVAAVVAASQGKIAESGLLIMAVVVLHNAIGLTLGYLAGRLFGMPLAQRKTLSIEVGMQNSGLGAALASAHFSPLAAVPSALFSVWHNLSGALLATLYRRLGAQKRVD; this is translated from the coding sequence ATGCGCGCTCTGATCGCCTTCAGCCGCTTCGTCGGTAATACCTTCGCCCTCTGGGTGTTGCTGTTCGCCGTTCTGGCCTTCCTGCAACCGGCCTGGTTCCTGCCCGTCACCACCTGGATCGTGCCGCTGCTGGGCTTGATCATGTTCGGCATGGGCCTGACCCTCAAGGCCGAGGATTTCCGTGACGTGCTGCTTCGGCCCCAGGCCGTGCTGCTCGGCGTGCTGGCGCAGTTCACCATCATGCCGCTGACGGCCTGGCTGCTGTGCCAGCTCTTCGGCCTGCCGACAGAAATCGCCGTCGGGGTGATCCTGGTCGGTTGCTGCCCAGGCGGCACCGCCTCCAATGTCATCACCTGGTTCGCCCGTGGCGACCTGGCCCTGTCGGTGGCGATCACTTCGGTGACCACCCTGCTCGCCCCGCTGGTGACGCCAGCGCTGATCTGGCTGCTGGCCTCGCAATGGCTGCCGGTGTCGTTCAGCGCGATGTTCGTTTCGATACTCAAGATGGTGCTGCTACCCATCGTGCTCGGCCTGGTGGTGCAGCGCCTGCTCGGTACGCGAGTGAAGACGGCAGTGCAGGTATTGCCGCTGATTTCCGTGGTGAGCATCGTCGCCATCGTCGCGGCAGTGGTAGCGGCCAGCCAGGGCAAGATCGCCGAATCCGGCCTGCTGATCATGGCGGTGGTGGTGCTGCACAACGCCATCGGCCTGACCCTGGGCTATCTGGCCGGACGCCTGTTCGGCATGCCGCTGGCGCAGCGCAAGACGCTGTCGATCGAGGTCGGCATGCAGAACTCCGGCCTCGGCGCCGCCTTGGCCAGCGCCCATTTCAGCCCACTGGCAGCGGTACCCAGTGCGCTGTTCAGCGTCTGGCACAACCTGTCCGGTGCGCTGCTGGCAACGCTCTATCGCCGGTTGGGTGCGCAAAAGCGCGTCGACTGA